The Paenibacillus spongiae nucleotide sequence AATGCGCTCAGCCCTTCCAAAGTGCTCGAGGTCATCGTTTATGAGCAGGAGAAGATGGCGCGCGTAATCGTTCCGGATTATCAGCTTTCGCTTGCGATCGGCATCAAAGGGCAGAATGCGCGTCTCGCGGCTAAGCTGACCGGATGGAAAATCGACATCAAGAGCGAAGCGCAAGCAGAGCAGGAATACGGCCGGCCTAAATCGACAATGAGCGCTATGCATCAAGATTCCGTCTCCATCGACTAGCGGCGTCAGCTTGAGCCGTTGCTTGCGAAGCGTTTTGCCAAGGCTTCGTTAAGTTTAGAAGGAGGGGTGCATAAATGAGACCAAGAAAAATACCTTTACGTAAATGCGTAGCATGTCAGCAGATGATGCCGAAGAAACAACTCATTCGTATCGTACGTACGCCCGATGAAGCGATTCTGATCGACTTGACAGGCAAGAAAGCGGGACGCGGCGCTTATTTATGCGGCAAAGTGGAATGCTTCAAGCTGGCCAAGAAGACGAAGGCGCTGGACCGGGCACTCAAACAGCCAGTGGGTGCGGAAATTTACGACCAGCTCGAAAAGGACTTCATCGAAGTCGAAGAGACGTTCATCGCCAACAAGGAACGGGAAGATGACGATGAATAAATCTTTGTCTTTACTTGGTATGGCGATGCGCGCCGGCAAGCTTGTAACGGGCGACGAGACCGTGCTCAAGGCGGTGCGGCAAGGAAAAGCGAAGCTTGTCATCATAGCCGGGGATGCATCGGACAATACGAAGAAGAAGTATCGGGACAAATGCGGCACATACGGCGTGCAGGTGGTCGAAGCGCTTGATCGG carries:
- a CDS encoding L7Ae/L30e/S12e/Gadd45 family ribosomal protein encodes the protein MNKSLSLLGMAMRAGKLVTGDETVLKAVRQGKAKLVIIAGDASDNTKKKYRDKCGTYGVQVVEALDRAVLGHAIGKAERVLIAVTDAGFSSSIQRSLSQSSEVEYID
- the rnpM gene encoding RNase P modulator RnpM; translation: MRPRKIPLRKCVACQQMMPKKQLIRIVRTPDEAILIDLTGKKAGRGAYLCGKVECFKLAKKTKALDRALKQPVGAEIYDQLEKDFIEVEETFIANKEREDDDE